In Arthrobacter sp. PAMC25284, a single genomic region encodes these proteins:
- a CDS encoding pyridoxamine 5'-phosphate oxidase family protein, whose translation MSDSESIGKVTDIINDSHIGMFTTINENGSLVSRPLAVQDVEDDGDLWFFTSEETSQVAHVRANPVVNVSFGKRTEWVSVAGTAELVTDRAKINAMWNQAVEAWFPDGPDTPGVVLLRVDSDSAEYWTSPGGTAATVLQWVKSKATGSRMSAGESATVEL comes from the coding sequence ATGTCGGACAGCGAAAGCATCGGCAAAGTAACGGACATCATCAACGATTCACACATTGGAATGTTCACGACCATCAACGAAAATGGCTCCCTGGTCAGCCGGCCGCTGGCGGTCCAGGATGTCGAGGACGACGGCGACCTGTGGTTTTTCACGTCTGAAGAAACCTCGCAGGTGGCCCATGTCCGCGCGAACCCGGTGGTCAACGTCTCCTTCGGCAAACGCACCGAATGGGTCTCGGTCGCCGGAACCGCGGAGCTTGTGACGGACCGCGCAAAGATTAACGCGATGTGGAACCAGGCAGTGGAGGCATGGTTCCCGGACGGTCCGGACACCCCCGGCGTCGTGCTGCTCAGGGTGGACTCTGACTCGGCGGAATACTGGACCAGCCCGGGCGGAACAGCGGCTACGGTCCTGCAGTGGGTCAAGTCGAAAGCGACCGGAAGCCGGATGAGCGCGGGCGAGAGCGCCACCGTGGAGCTGTAG
- a CDS encoding NAD(P)/FAD-dependent oxidoreductase yields MLELDRDVVIVGAGPAGLTAARELKKAGLSVAVLEARDRVGGRTWTDTIGGAMLEIGGQWVSPDQSELLALLDEFGLQTYSRYRAGASVYIGGDGKRTLYTGDTFPVNSTTAAEMDKLTALLDSLAAEIGPTEPWAHPKSRELDTISFHHWLRQNSTDEEACNNIGLFIAGGMLTKPAHAFSALQAVLMAASAGSFTHLTDEDFILDKRVVGGMQQVSVLQAAELGGDVVLDSPVRTINWAEAAGGYRVTAVSDRVTVNARFVIMAVPPNLYSRVSFNPPLPRRQLQMHQHQSLGLVIKVHAVYSSPFWREEGLSGTGFGADALVQEVYDNTNYEDPRGTLVGFISDEKADAMFELSAEDRRRAILESIAGFLGDKALEPEVYYESDWGSEEWTRGAYAASYDLGGLHRYGKDQLTPVGPIHWACSDLAAEGYQHVDGAVRMGRKTAARIVAVAERPAVPVEAR; encoded by the coding sequence ATGCTGGAACTTGACCGCGACGTCGTTATCGTCGGAGCCGGACCCGCCGGACTTACCGCAGCCCGGGAATTGAAGAAAGCCGGGCTGAGTGTTGCCGTTCTGGAAGCCCGCGACCGGGTTGGTGGCCGCACTTGGACGGACACCATTGGCGGAGCCATGCTGGAAATTGGAGGACAGTGGGTTTCGCCGGACCAGTCCGAACTGCTGGCCCTCCTGGACGAGTTCGGCCTGCAAACCTACTCCCGCTACCGGGCAGGCGCGTCCGTCTACATCGGCGGGGACGGGAAGCGCACGCTCTATACCGGAGACACTTTTCCGGTTAACTCCACCACCGCGGCCGAGATGGACAAACTCACGGCCCTGCTGGACTCGCTCGCCGCGGAAATCGGCCCCACCGAGCCGTGGGCACACCCGAAATCCCGCGAGCTGGACACCATCTCCTTCCATCACTGGCTGCGGCAGAATTCCACCGACGAGGAAGCCTGCAACAACATCGGCCTCTTCATTGCCGGCGGCATGCTGACCAAGCCGGCTCACGCCTTCTCTGCGCTGCAGGCCGTGCTGATGGCCGCGTCCGCCGGGTCCTTTACCCACCTGACCGACGAGGACTTCATCCTGGACAAGCGGGTCGTCGGCGGGATGCAGCAGGTGTCCGTGCTGCAGGCAGCAGAACTCGGCGGCGACGTCGTCCTCGACAGCCCGGTCCGCACCATCAACTGGGCGGAAGCCGCTGGCGGCTACCGCGTCACTGCCGTGTCCGACCGTGTCACTGTGAACGCACGCTTTGTGATCATGGCCGTGCCGCCGAACCTGTACTCCCGGGTCTCCTTCAACCCGCCGCTGCCGCGCCGCCAGCTCCAGATGCACCAGCACCAGTCGCTGGGCCTTGTCATCAAGGTCCACGCCGTCTACAGCTCGCCGTTTTGGCGCGAGGAAGGCCTCTCCGGCACCGGCTTCGGCGCCGACGCCTTGGTCCAGGAGGTCTATGACAACACCAACTACGAAGATCCACGCGGCACCCTGGTGGGCTTCATCTCGGACGAAAAGGCCGACGCGATGTTTGAACTCAGCGCCGAGGACCGCCGCCGCGCCATCCTGGAATCCATTGCCGGCTTCTTGGGCGACAAGGCCCTCGAGCCCGAGGTGTACTACGAATCCGATTGGGGTTCTGAGGAATGGACCCGTGGCGCGTATGCGGCCAGCTACGACCTTGGCGGTCTGCACCGCTATGGAAAAGACCAGCTCACGCCGGTCGGGCCCATCCACTGGGCCTGCTCCGATCTTGCCGCCGAGGGATACCAGCACGTTGATGGTGCTGTGCGGATGGGCCGGAAGACAGCAGCGCGAATCGTCGCCGTCGCCGAACGTCCGGCGGTGCCAGTCGAGGCCCGCTAG
- a CDS encoding DUF3662 and FHA domain-containing protein, with translation MGLLDKVERGIEKAVRGVFSTGSRAQVEPVEIASRLRRDVDNKAITIAAGRTLAPNVFDVLLSDDDFQRAQEWGTPLAEELCDVVINHVRSQGYTLQGPVRISFRRDGELRVGNFEITSRTESSSAPTEPAHPKAHSNVPAAPTRQPVRLQPVLDIDGQRYSLNAASIVLGRSSEADILIDDTGVSRRHLEIRTGPGLAQAIDLGSTNGSYVNGQKIVGSSDLTDGSTITMGRSKIIFRLMPAQTGGRA, from the coding sequence ATGGGATTGCTGGACAAAGTCGAGCGCGGCATCGAGAAGGCCGTCCGTGGAGTCTTCTCCACCGGTTCCCGCGCCCAGGTTGAGCCCGTCGAGATCGCCAGCCGACTCCGCCGCGACGTGGACAATAAGGCCATCACCATCGCCGCGGGCCGCACGCTGGCCCCGAATGTCTTCGACGTTCTTCTCAGTGACGACGACTTCCAGCGGGCCCAGGAATGGGGTACGCCCCTCGCGGAAGAGTTGTGCGACGTTGTCATTAACCACGTTCGCAGCCAGGGATACACACTCCAGGGTCCGGTCCGGATCAGCTTCCGCCGGGACGGGGAACTTCGCGTAGGGAATTTTGAAATCACCTCCCGGACGGAGTCGTCGTCGGCACCCACGGAGCCGGCGCACCCCAAAGCCCACAGCAATGTTCCGGCCGCACCCACCCGCCAGCCGGTCCGGCTGCAGCCGGTGCTGGATATCGACGGGCAGCGCTATTCCCTTAACGCCGCTTCGATCGTCCTTGGTCGGTCGTCGGAGGCCGACATCCTTATTGACGACACCGGCGTTTCGCGCCGCCACCTGGAAATCAGGACGGGGCCGGGCCTCGCCCAGGCCATCGACCTGGGCTCAACGAACGGCAGCTATGTCAACGGCCAAAAGATTGTGGGCAGTTCGGACCTCACGGACGGATCGACCATCACAATGGGACGGAGCAAAATTATTTTTCGCCTAATGCCTGCCCAGACAGGCGGCCGCGCATGA
- a CDS encoding FHA domain-containing protein has product MSELTIAVLRFGFLLLLWVLIFSIVSTMRRDLMIGRKAASGAPTARQVRKNPALAEPSPAPVKQQAHQLVVTEGPLQGTTITLAASPILLGRAQEATLVLEDDYASGRHARLFPQGSRWFIEDLGSTNGTYLADQQLTRALPVDLGVPVRIGKTVIELRP; this is encoded by the coding sequence ATGAGCGAACTAACGATCGCTGTCCTGCGTTTTGGCTTCCTGCTCCTCCTGTGGGTCCTGATTTTCAGCATTGTTTCCACCATGCGCCGCGATCTGATGATCGGACGCAAGGCGGCGTCCGGCGCCCCTACGGCCCGTCAGGTGCGCAAGAACCCTGCACTGGCCGAACCTTCCCCGGCCCCGGTGAAACAGCAGGCACACCAGCTGGTGGTGACCGAGGGACCGCTCCAGGGCACAACGATCACACTCGCCGCCAGTCCCATCCTGCTGGGCCGGGCACAGGAGGCGACTCTGGTACTTGAGGATGACTATGCCTCCGGCCGGCATGCCCGACTCTTTCCGCAAGGCAGCCGCTGGTTCATCGAAGATCTCGGCTCCACGAACGGCACATATCTGGCAGACCAGCAATTGACCCGGGCCCTGCCCGTCGATCTGGGTGTACCCGTGCGAATCGGCAAGACGGTCATCGAATTGAGGCCGTAG
- a CDS encoding PP2C family serine/threonine-protein phosphatase codes for MAAPDFSAEQASASRRPLIMRYAARSDVGRVRAKNDDSAYVGRHLAVVADGMGGHAGGDVASAATILDMIHLDHDRYEGDAATVLADEIQTANSLLSELVHINPKLAGMGTTVTALLLAEGKLHIAHIGDSRAYRLRNGEFEQVSVDHTFVQRLIDEGRLRPEEAETHPHKNVLMRVLGDVDASPELDVDTLDVQPGERWLLCSDGLNYVAGHVVERMVRETKDLRECVEILVDLTLEAGAPDNVTIVMLDIAEQTPDDVRTAAVDIVPAHAAPAAPAAPQTTGSTYSAQPASNDGSPASAVTDPAEDAARTPVPDATAAGGTEGDEQKSASAATDPHLGEHLSAAVLREELSTRPHELVGAAATAAESGSIPAIAGRTVARRAATVLTHKSEQARDDVEYYRPAARPRRWLTASVAAALVALLGLGLWLGYAWTQTRYYIGEQDQRVAIFNGVSQRLGPIQLSTLEMVTDIRMSDLPEFSQQRVRQTVPARDLYDAQRIVKNLEETGTTAPATACVTSSPAATPTGSPASAGATAPPQATAEPGASGPAQPTASPAPSPTCEVAK; via the coding sequence ATGGCCGCTCCGGACTTCTCCGCAGAGCAGGCCTCGGCCTCCCGGCGGCCTCTGATCATGCGCTATGCCGCACGTTCCGACGTCGGACGTGTGCGCGCCAAGAATGACGACTCCGCCTACGTCGGTCGCCACCTTGCCGTCGTGGCGGACGGCATGGGTGGCCACGCCGGCGGCGATGTGGCCTCTGCTGCGACCATCCTGGACATGATCCATCTCGATCACGACCGCTACGAAGGCGATGCTGCCACGGTCCTCGCCGACGAGATCCAGACGGCGAATTCCCTGCTCTCCGAGCTGGTTCACATCAATCCCAAACTGGCCGGGATGGGCACCACCGTCACCGCCCTGTTGTTGGCCGAGGGCAAACTCCACATCGCCCATATCGGCGATTCCCGCGCCTATCGTCTGCGCAACGGAGAATTCGAGCAGGTCAGCGTGGACCATACCTTTGTCCAGCGGCTTATTGACGAAGGACGATTGCGTCCGGAAGAGGCGGAAACCCACCCGCACAAGAACGTTCTGATGCGCGTGCTCGGCGACGTGGACGCGAGCCCGGAACTGGACGTCGACACGCTCGATGTCCAGCCCGGTGAACGCTGGCTCCTGTGCTCCGACGGCCTGAACTACGTCGCCGGCCACGTCGTGGAGCGGATGGTGAGGGAGACGAAGGACCTCCGGGAGTGTGTTGAAATCCTCGTTGACCTCACCCTCGAAGCCGGCGCTCCCGACAACGTGACGATCGTAATGCTCGATATCGCCGAGCAAACGCCCGACGACGTGCGCACTGCGGCCGTCGACATCGTCCCCGCCCACGCCGCACCGGCCGCCCCCGCCGCACCGCAAACCACGGGGAGCACCTACTCCGCTCAGCCGGCGAGCAACGACGGGTCGCCGGCATCGGCGGTCACTGATCCGGCCGAAGACGCCGCCCGGACTCCGGTACCGGATGCCACCGCGGCCGGAGGCACTGAAGGTGACGAGCAGAAGTCCGCCAGCGCGGCCACTGATCCACATCTTGGCGAGCATCTCTCCGCCGCCGTTCTGCGCGAAGAGCTCTCAACGCGCCCGCACGAACTTGTCGGTGCAGCCGCCACCGCCGCGGAATCCGGATCCATTCCTGCCATCGCCGGTCGCACCGTGGCCCGCAGGGCCGCCACTGTCCTGACGCACAAGTCGGAGCAGGCCCGTGACGACGTCGAATACTACCGGCCGGCAGCCCGACCCCGGCGCTGGCTGACCGCGTCCGTGGCAGCCGCCCTGGTCGCGTTGCTGGGTCTTGGCCTGTGGCTCGGCTATGCCTGGACGCAGACCCGGTATTACATTGGCGAACAAGACCAGCGCGTCGCTATCTTCAACGGTGTTTCCCAGCGACTGGGTCCCATCCAGCTCTCCACCCTCGAAATGGTGACCGATATCCGGATGTCAGACCTGCCCGAATTTTCGCAGCAGCGCGTGCGCCAAACAGTTCCGGCCCGCGATCTCTATGACGCCCAGCGGATCGTGAAAAACCTCGAGGAGACCGGCACTACGGCCCCCGCCACGGCGTGTGTGACTTCCTCTCCTGCCGCCACGCCCACAGGATCACCGGCCAGCGCCGGCGCCACGGCCCCGCCCCAAGCGACGGCCGAGCCCGGAGCATCCGGCCCGGCACAGCCGACGGCCTCACCAGCCCCTTCCCCGACGTGTGAGGTGGCCAAGTGA
- a CDS encoding FtsW/RodA/SpoVE family cell cycle protein, which yields MTTIETAPKPRRNVELVLLVLALAVGIGANALVGVDRQKAFDTDFWFQSSLLAAAALAFHVVLRIRAKYADPVILPIVVALNGLGLAMIHRLDRVGEDTGNNQLRWTVVAMAVSIAVIWFLKDHRMLRRFTYISLAVSALLLVLPLVPGISAGEILGASVWIRVGSMTFQPGEIAKITLAIFFAGYLSSNRDLILLAGRKIGPLQFPRFKDLGPMITAWLVSIGVLVFQRDLGSSILFFGLFLVMIYVATSRISWVIIGVVLMAGGGFVASRVFSHVALRIDGWVNAFTEEVYGRAYGGSLQIVEGLFGMANGGLVGTGLGQGRPNLVPFANSDMIIASFGEELGLIGLFAIVLMYLLLFTRGFRAALGTRDAFGKLLATGLSFAIALQCFVVIGGVTRLIPLTGLTTPFLAAGGSSLLANWIIVGLLLMISHTARGPVDTTPLAPGEIPDAKEAIPEPPSRSTAAAGAGRTSPDAHTEAVSQL from the coding sequence GTGACAACTATTGAAACCGCACCCAAGCCCCGCCGGAATGTGGAGTTGGTGCTTCTGGTCCTGGCCCTCGCCGTCGGCATTGGCGCCAACGCCCTCGTCGGGGTTGACCGCCAGAAGGCCTTCGATACGGACTTCTGGTTCCAATCCAGCCTCCTGGCCGCCGCGGCGCTGGCCTTCCATGTGGTTCTCCGGATCCGCGCTAAATATGCCGATCCGGTAATACTTCCGATTGTGGTCGCGCTCAACGGCTTGGGGCTCGCCATGATCCACCGCCTTGACCGGGTCGGAGAAGACACGGGCAACAACCAGTTGCGGTGGACCGTCGTTGCCATGGCGGTGTCGATTGCAGTGATCTGGTTCCTCAAGGACCATCGCATGCTGCGCCGCTTCACTTACATTTCCCTGGCCGTCAGCGCGTTGCTGCTGGTGCTGCCGCTCGTTCCGGGCATCAGCGCCGGCGAAATCCTCGGTGCCAGCGTCTGGATCCGGGTCGGATCGATGACTTTCCAGCCGGGCGAAATCGCCAAGATTACGCTCGCGATATTTTTTGCCGGGTATTTGTCGTCGAACCGGGACCTGATTCTCCTGGCCGGACGCAAAATCGGCCCGCTCCAGTTCCCTCGGTTCAAAGATCTGGGCCCAATGATCACGGCATGGCTTGTGAGCATCGGCGTGCTGGTGTTCCAGCGTGACCTTGGCTCCTCCATCCTGTTCTTCGGCTTGTTCCTCGTGATGATCTACGTGGCTACGAGCCGAATCAGCTGGGTCATCATCGGCGTGGTGCTGATGGCCGGCGGTGGTTTTGTGGCGTCGAGGGTTTTCTCCCACGTCGCCCTCCGGATCGACGGCTGGGTCAATGCCTTCACCGAGGAGGTCTACGGCCGCGCCTACGGCGGCAGCCTCCAAATCGTGGAGGGCCTGTTCGGGATGGCGAACGGGGGGCTGGTTGGCACCGGCCTCGGCCAGGGCAGACCCAACCTGGTTCCTTTCGCCAACAGCGACATGATCATCGCCTCCTTCGGCGAGGAACTCGGCCTGATCGGGCTCTTCGCTATTGTGCTGATGTACCTACTGCTGTTCACCCGCGGATTCCGCGCCGCACTGGGCACCCGGGACGCCTTCGGCAAACTGCTGGCAACAGGGCTCTCGTTCGCCATCGCGCTGCAGTGCTTTGTTGTGATCGGCGGTGTCACCCGCCTCATTCCGCTCACTGGACTTACAACCCCCTTCCTCGCAGCCGGCGGGTCCTCCCTGCTGGCCAACTGGATCATCGTCGGGTTGCTGCTCATGATCTCCCACACGGCACGCGGTCCGGTAGACACCACCCCGCTGGCGCCCGGTGAAATACCCGACGCCAAAGAAGCCATCCCGGAACCGCCGTCGCGGTCCACAGCGGCCGCCGGTGCCGGCCGCACCAGTCCAGACGCTCACACCGAGGCGGTAAGTCAACTGTGA
- a CDS encoding protein kinase: protein MRPTSGITLGGRFQLTTRIAIGGMGEVWKAKDLVLGRIVAIKVLKEEYTGDPGFLQRFRAEARHTALLNHVGIANVFDYGEEEGSAYLVMELVPGQPLSSIIEHEQVLSPDRTLSMIAQTARALAVAHAQGLVHRDVKPGNLLITPDGRVKVTDFGIARLANQVPLTQTGQVMGTAQYLAPEQATGQMATGASDIYALGVIGYECLTGHRPFSGESQIAIALAQVNDAPPPLPETLPKPVRALLMSMLSKDPKNRPADALKLSEAAEAIRNGDIGAAHAAVPGMLLFEATTGPITAPVDLPTAATSVIGSSPAEDRSTSATSALPVVGAAGAAAAAAGAAASRGHGARDALTRADALAAQREWTQTEEDYDEPVDEPARRQRSPWTWPLVALILLVLFALIGVVLTQAGMLFPAQAPASTSATVTSAKPASTSASPVSTTPSPTATSATPTQSTPAAINLFPDAYLGRPYDEVRSELATMKLKVDGAEVFNNAPAGTVVDINPAGQVQPGDTITVSYSKGPEMVVVPSIQAGASEAATQQAIETAGLRWAKGDDVDPAKKTQEPGTFVSSDPAQGIKVPAGSVVTYYLAKVLATPTTKAP, encoded by the coding sequence GTGAGGCCTACATCGGGAATCACCCTCGGCGGCAGATTCCAGTTGACCACGCGTATTGCGATCGGCGGAATGGGCGAAGTCTGGAAAGCCAAAGACCTCGTCCTTGGCCGGATTGTCGCCATCAAGGTCCTCAAGGAGGAGTACACCGGCGATCCGGGATTCCTCCAGCGGTTCCGGGCCGAGGCGCGGCACACGGCGCTCCTTAACCACGTCGGCATCGCTAACGTCTTCGACTACGGCGAAGAGGAAGGTTCCGCCTACCTCGTAATGGAGCTGGTCCCGGGCCAGCCCTTGAGCAGCATCATCGAACACGAACAGGTGCTCTCCCCGGACCGCACCCTTTCGATGATTGCGCAGACTGCACGGGCCCTCGCCGTCGCCCATGCCCAGGGTCTCGTACACCGCGACGTGAAACCCGGAAACCTGCTCATCACCCCTGACGGACGGGTCAAGGTCACCGACTTCGGCATCGCACGTCTGGCGAACCAGGTGCCCCTGACCCAGACCGGGCAGGTGATGGGCACGGCCCAGTACCTGGCCCCGGAGCAGGCCACCGGCCAGATGGCTACGGGCGCCTCGGATATCTACGCCCTCGGCGTCATTGGCTACGAGTGCCTTACCGGACACCGGCCATTCTCCGGCGAATCGCAGATCGCCATTGCCTTGGCCCAGGTCAACGATGCACCGCCTCCGCTGCCGGAGACCCTGCCCAAGCCCGTGCGCGCGCTGCTGATGTCGATGCTGTCCAAGGATCCGAAGAACCGTCCGGCCGACGCACTTAAGCTCTCCGAGGCCGCCGAAGCCATCCGCAACGGCGACATCGGCGCGGCCCACGCCGCTGTTCCCGGAATGCTTCTTTTCGAGGCGACAACCGGCCCCATTACGGCACCGGTTGATCTCCCCACTGCCGCCACGAGCGTCATCGGATCCAGCCCGGCAGAGGACCGGTCGACGTCGGCGACTTCGGCGCTGCCGGTCGTCGGTGCTGCCGGCGCCGCTGCTGCAGCCGCCGGGGCTGCCGCCTCGCGCGGCCATGGCGCACGTGACGCGCTCACCCGCGCCGATGCCCTGGCCGCCCAGCGGGAGTGGACCCAGACGGAGGAGGACTATGACGAACCGGTGGACGAACCGGCACGCCGCCAGCGCAGTCCCTGGACCTGGCCGCTGGTCGCCCTCATCCTGCTCGTGTTGTTTGCCCTGATCGGGGTGGTCTTGACCCAGGCCGGGATGTTGTTCCCGGCGCAGGCACCGGCCAGCACCAGTGCCACCGTCACGAGTGCGAAGCCGGCCAGTACCAGTGCGTCGCCCGTATCCACGACCCCCAGCCCCACCGCCACTTCCGCGACACCAACCCAGTCCACACCGGCGGCCATCAATCTGTTCCCTGATGCTTACCTCGGCCGGCCTTACGATGAGGTCCGCAGCGAACTGGCCACCATGAAGCTGAAAGTCGACGGGGCCGAAGTCTTCAACAACGCCCCGGCGGGGACCGTCGTGGACATCAACCCGGCCGGCCAGGTCCAGCCAGGTGACACCATCACGGTGTCCTATTCCAAGGGCCCGGAGATGGTTGTTGTTCCGTCGATTCAGGCCGGTGCCAGCGAGGCAGCGACCCAGCAGGCCATCGAGACGGCGGGACTGCGCTGGGCGAAGGGCGACGACGTCGATCCTGCCAAGAAGACCCAGGAGCCGGGAACCTTCGTGAGTTCGGATCCCGCACAGGGAATCAAGGTTCCAGCCGGCTCCGTCGTGACCTATTATTTGGCTAAAGTCTTGGCGACGCCGACCACGAAGGCACCTTAG
- a CDS encoding aminodeoxychorismate/anthranilate synthase component II, with amino-acid sequence MSTTKILVVDNYDSFVYTLVGYLQELGAETTVVRNDDVTLAEAIEMATARDGVLVSPGPGTPAEAGVCIELIKWCGSHGKPMLGVCLGHQALAEAYGGTVTHAAELMHGKTSLVEHNGTSVFAGLRSPLTATRYHSLAAVRESIPETLEITAATGSGVVMGLQHRTAPLCGVQFHPESVLTEGGYQMLGNWLESLGMAGAAARAAHLSPLIKH; translated from the coding sequence ATGAGTACAACCAAGATCCTTGTCGTAGACAACTACGACAGCTTTGTCTACACGCTGGTCGGCTATCTCCAGGAGCTTGGCGCCGAAACTACGGTGGTCCGGAACGACGACGTCACCCTGGCTGAGGCAATAGAGATGGCGACGGCCCGCGACGGTGTCCTCGTCTCGCCGGGCCCGGGGACTCCAGCCGAAGCCGGAGTCTGTATTGAACTGATCAAGTGGTGCGGCAGCCACGGCAAACCCATGCTCGGGGTGTGTCTGGGCCACCAGGCGCTGGCCGAGGCCTACGGCGGGACCGTGACCCACGCCGCCGAACTCATGCACGGGAAGACATCCTTGGTCGAGCACAATGGCACGAGTGTTTTCGCCGGGCTGCGATCCCCCCTCACTGCCACGCGCTACCACTCGCTGGCGGCCGTGCGGGAGAGCATCCCGGAGACCCTCGAAATCACCGCTGCCACCGGCAGCGGAGTGGTGATGGGTTTGCAGCATCGGACCGCTCCGCTCTGCGGCGTTCAGTTCCACCCTGAATCCGTGCTTACCGAAGGTGGATACCAAATGCTGGGAAACTGGCTGGAATCGCTGGGAATGGCAGGGGCCGCGGCCCGGGCAGCGCACCTGAGCCCGCTCATTAAGCACTGA
- a CDS encoding cell division protein CrgA has translation MPESKPRKKTAAVAPQSPAAQAYKPNAVWFKPVMFGLMIIGLLWIITFYISEGALPVQAWSSWNIVAGFGIAILGFLMTTRWRS, from the coding sequence GTGCCCGAGTCGAAGCCGCGAAAGAAGACAGCTGCCGTGGCGCCGCAGTCACCTGCCGCGCAGGCCTACAAGCCCAACGCCGTATGGTTCAAACCGGTGATGTTCGGCCTGATGATCATCGGCCTGCTATGGATCATCACCTTCTACATCAGCGAAGGGGCCCTCCCGGTCCAGGCATGGTCTTCGTGGAATATCGTCGCAGGCTTTGGAATCGCCATTCTGGGCTTCCTCATGACCACCCGCTGGCGCTCCTGA
- a CDS encoding DNA-3-methyladenine glycosylase I, with amino-acid sequence MSPTLNGPITGDDGLGRPPWAATNPMLRDYYDHEWGLPVRDEQGLFERISLEAFQAGLSWATILRKRPAFRTAFQGFQPDAVADFTEADVERLLQDAGIVRNRLKIRATITNARATLALRDDGGLVDFVWGFQPASTPEPVLTDQIPTTSPESIALSKALRKKGFAFVGPTTMFALMEAVGMVDTHLLDSHRRGSSGIWPR; translated from the coding sequence ATGAGCCCGACACTGAACGGCCCCATTACCGGCGATGACGGTCTGGGCCGGCCCCCCTGGGCGGCGACCAACCCAATGCTCCGTGACTACTACGACCATGAGTGGGGTCTGCCCGTCCGGGACGAGCAGGGACTCTTCGAGCGGATCAGCCTTGAGGCATTTCAGGCCGGTCTGTCCTGGGCGACCATTCTTCGCAAGCGGCCGGCGTTCCGCACGGCCTTTCAAGGGTTTCAGCCGGATGCGGTGGCCGACTTCACCGAGGCCGACGTCGAACGCCTGCTACAGGACGCCGGCATCGTCAGGAACCGGCTCAAGATCCGGGCGACCATCACCAACGCCCGCGCAACGCTCGCCCTAAGGGACGACGGCGGGCTGGTCGACTTCGTGTGGGGCTTCCAGCCTGCCTCAACGCCGGAGCCGGTGTTGACGGACCAAATCCCGACAACGTCGCCGGAGTCCATTGCGTTGTCCAAGGCGCTCCGGAAGAAGGGCTTTGCCTTTGTCGGGCCGACGACGATGTTCGCGCTGATGGAAGCTGTCGGGATGGTGGATACGCATCTTCTGGACAGTCACCGGCGGGGCAGCTCCGGCATCTGGCCTCGCTGA
- a CDS encoding peptidylprolyl isomerase has product MTAIATAKATIHTSLGDIAVNLFGNHAPKTVKNFVGLATGEQAWTHPETGEDKTGTPLYDGTIFHRIIKDFMVQAGDPLGRGTGGPGYKFDDEIHPELTFAEPYKLAMANAGVQMGRGTNGSQFFITTIPTGWLQGKHSIFGEVADEDSKKVVDSIEAVRTGMADRPVEDVVINSIDVEQL; this is encoded by the coding sequence ATGACTGCCATCGCAACTGCAAAAGCAACCATCCACACGAGCCTCGGCGACATTGCCGTTAACCTCTTCGGCAACCACGCGCCAAAGACCGTCAAGAACTTCGTCGGCCTGGCCACCGGCGAGCAGGCCTGGACCCACCCCGAAACGGGTGAGGACAAAACCGGTACGCCGCTGTACGACGGCACCATCTTCCACCGCATCATCAAGGACTTTATGGTCCAGGCCGGCGATCCCCTGGGTCGTGGCACCGGCGGACCGGGCTACAAGTTCGACGACGAAATCCACCCCGAACTGACCTTCGCCGAGCCCTACAAACTGGCTATGGCGAATGCCGGTGTCCAGATGGGACGCGGTACCAACGGCTCCCAGTTCTTTATCACCACGATCCCCACGGGCTGGCTGCAGGGCAAGCACAGCATCTTCGGCGAAGTGGCCGACGAGGATTCCAAGAAAGTCGTTGACTCCATCGAGGCCGTCCGCACCGGAATGGCGGACCGTCCGGTCGAGGACGTCGTCATCAACAGCATTGACGTTGAACAGCTCTAG